The proteins below are encoded in one region of Silene latifolia isolate original U9 population chromosome 2, ASM4854445v1, whole genome shotgun sequence:
- the LOC141643316 gene encoding uncharacterized protein LOC141643316 → MDCKSSSSELVSQIINTCPNKTKTKTTKSLPRYRHILATPLVDVVSARIRTANLTRWPRRCAIYGYIQVINSRLGYDAKPLSLFHRDKNNPLLTRVGKPLPLKRSSCIFPSEYTLLDVCLFDKNANNMVFAKGQIVLNKKNDACEENCVTSVFGNNSQSFVLFHYSVFQYAVAATVDVLFFRKDDKFDLLTEETEEQEYKPCLEMKYDKIDVINYDRREREDGGVDADVFGSVSAYCNVTKEKRKSPISLFWKSPKKAVRVKSGDFIPLSRSLVIVPAYSSSLTVKVNLSSLGNNKPLLASGILEFHPEYKQTYKEDLDGEHGRVRVRVTWNHAYDQQLYHEKKQEYQYVKQRFPASDRVEVFSVAVHRKKTRDFSVYGRVDVEDINQFCMYSRDKSCPQVCPQAGPLLAPLKGPHSRSFRTSEYFWIRVHLKDGTTGGEVSDGQAAWDSRFISFFNERRLCSVISGELGFAAVHYTAFCDEYAESARVNVKLYGEKLPGYVYGKIVARYTTYEYSSAYEKKYYQNILFDRESEADGLKPAAVESGLDLPLLKSVVCLPVDSNLVIEFDLAVVSQPILDGSDYCQDATLLKGGVELTRDQCDQQLNGKTFHIDVSMTILSWEAHFDYLS, encoded by the coding sequence ATGGATTGCAAGTCTAGCAGCAGCGAACTAGTGAGCCAGATTATCAATACTTGTCCCAATAAAACGAAAACTAAAACCACCAAAAGTTTGCCGAGGTACCGTCATATTCTAGCCACTCCTCTTGTTGACGTGGTCTCCGCCCGCATAAGAACGGCTAACCTAACCCGCTGGCCTCGAAGGTGTGCGATCTATGGCTACATCCAGGTTATCAATTCCCGACTTGGTTATGATGCTAAGCCGTTGAGTTTGTTCCATCGAGATAAGAATAACCCCCTACTTACGCGTGTGGGTAAGCCCTTGCCGCTGAAACGCTCCTCATGTATTTTTCCATCAGAGTACACACTGCTGGATGTGTGTCTCTTCGACAAGAATGCTAACAATATGGTTTTTGCCAAAGGACAGattgttttaaataaaaaaaatgacgCATGCGAAGAAAATTGCGTCACAAGTGTTTTCGGGAACAACAGTCAGTcctttgttctatttcattattCCGTTTTCCAGTATGCTGTTGCAGCAACTGTCGATGTCTTATTCTTCAGAAAAGATGACAAGTTTGATCTCTTAACTGAGGAGACTGAAGAACAGGAATACAAGCCATGCCTTGAGATGAAGTATGATAAGATTGATGTGATCAATTACGACAGACGAGAGCGTGAAGATGGCGGCGTAGATGCCGATGTTTTTGGAAGTGTTTCCGCTTATTGCAATGTCACTAAAGAGAAGAGAAAAAGCCCGATTTCACTGTTTTGGAAGTCTCCTAAAAAAGCCGTGCGTGTTAAGTCGGGTGATTTCATTCCGCTGTCAAGATCGCTTGTCATTGTACCTGCTTACTCATCTTCTCTTACCGTTAAAGTGAATTTGTCGTCACTTGGGAATAACAAACCATTATTGGCTTCGGGCATCTTAGAGTTCCACCCCGAATACAAGCAGACTTATAAGGAGGACCTTGATGGAGAACATGGGCGTGTCCGAGTGCGAGTCACCTGGAATCATGCATATGATCAACAGCTTTACCATGAAAAGAAACAGGAATATCAATATGTAAAGCAGCGCTTTCCTGCATCTGACCGAGTTGAAGTGTTTTCGGTAGCTGTTCATAGAAAAAAAACCAGGGATTTCAGTGTCTATGGAAGAGTTGATGTAGAGGACATTAATCAATTTTGCATGTACAGCAGAGATAAGAGCTGCCCCCAAGTTTGCCCCCAAGCGGGCCCACTACTTGCACCTCTTAAAGGCCCTCATTCCCGCAGTTTCAGGACATCGGAATATTTTTGGATACGTGTGCATCTTAAGGACGGTACAACTGGGGGTGAGGTTAGTGACGGTCAGGCGGCATGGGACTCTCGCTTTATCTCGTTTTTTAATGAGAGGCGGTTATGTTCAGTTATTAGCGGTGAACTAGGTTTTGCTGCAGTCCACTACACTGCCTTCTGTGATGAGTATGCTGAGTCAGCTCGTGTGAATGTTAAACTTTATGGTGAAAAACTACCAGGATATGTTTACGGGAAGATTGTCGCTCGCTATACCACATATGAGTATTCAAGTGCATATGAGAAGAAATACTATCAGAATATACTGTTTGATAGGGAATCAGAAGCTGATGGATTGAAGCCAGCAGCGGTAGAAAGTGGCTTAGATTTGCCGTTGTTGAAATCTGTAGTCTGTTTGCCCGTTGATTCCAACCTTGTCATTGAATTCGACTTAGCTGTGGTTTCGCAGCCAATTTTAGATGGCAGTGATTATTGCCAAGATGCAACATTATTGAAAGGCGGAGTGGAACTCACACGTGATCAATGTGACCAGCAGTTGAATGGCAAAACGTTTCACATAGATGTTTCTATGACCATCCTTTCTTGGGAGGCGCACTTCGATTATCTATCCTGA